A DNA window from Agarivorans sp. TSD2052 contains the following coding sequences:
- a CDS encoding pyocin activator PrtN family protein gives MFPVIPERDIAVEYLGMSPNTALKKAREQAQPLPTFRLGDSEKADRVVSIHHRSRVS, from the coding sequence ATGTTCCCGGTGATTCCTGAACGAGATATTGCTGTGGAGTATCTAGGAATGTCTCCCAATACAGCTTTGAAAAAAGCGAGAGAGCAAGCGCAGCCACTACCCACTTTTCGTTTGGGTGATAGTGAGAAGGCTGACAGGGTTGTCAGTATTCACCATAGGTCGCGTGTTTCATAA
- a CDS encoding chemotaxis protein CheX translates to MDVNFVNPFLKSLLNVLETMAQLELKPGKPGLKRDELARGDVSGLIGMVGPQTKGSLSISFDKGLAIEIMRRMLGEAPDSINEEVTDMVGEITNMVTGGAKRLLADSGYDFDMATPVVVSGPSHTITHKTEGPKVLIPFTSIHGHATIEICFENV, encoded by the coding sequence ATGGACGTAAATTTTGTAAACCCTTTTCTTAAATCTCTTCTCAATGTTCTGGAAACGATGGCTCAGTTAGAGCTGAAACCAGGTAAACCTGGTTTAAAACGAGATGAATTGGCTCGCGGTGACGTATCAGGGCTGATCGGTATGGTTGGACCGCAAACCAAGGGCTCACTTTCAATTAGCTTTGATAAGGGCTTAGCCATAGAGATCATGCGCCGTATGCTAGGCGAAGCGCCCGACTCTATAAATGAAGAAGTGACCGACATGGTGGGCGAAATCACCAACATGGTAACCGGTGGAGCCAAGCGCTTATTAGCCGACAGTGGTTATGACTTTGACATGGCTACACCGGTTGTTGTGTCTGGCCCATCTCATACTATTACCCATAAAACCGAAGGCCCTAAGGTGTTGATCCCTTTCACTTCCATTCATGGGCACGCCACCATTGAAATTTGTTTTGAAAACGTCTAA
- a CDS encoding glycosyltransferase family 2 protein translates to MDAKTSVIIPYYNNDQYIDKALQSVFQQTAPALEILVVNDGSKEDSRSFLEKYAQQVTIIDHPMNRGIAEARNTGAKQAKGEFLAFLDADDYWESNKLALQQQLMQDEAELSGCHCGTRIFSEEGSANETCINKPEYLALKDSLVDSHIVPSSWLVKREHFIQAGGFDPNVVAEDYDLFLTLLSQGHQYKFINQALVWFRRSNQGNESARWQYIYYGRLKVFKKHWKDLYKEGGLWALSNNLQRTFELASWRAHGLRHYLFRLVSIGLPQNYKGK, encoded by the coding sequence ATGGACGCAAAAACCTCTGTCATTATCCCCTATTACAATAATGATCAGTATATTGATAAAGCCTTACAATCAGTGTTTCAGCAAACGGCACCCGCCTTAGAAATCCTAGTTGTCAATGATGGCTCTAAAGAAGACTCCCGCTCATTTCTAGAAAAATATGCTCAGCAAGTTACCATTATTGACCACCCCATGAACCGGGGTATTGCTGAAGCCAGAAATACCGGCGCTAAACAGGCTAAAGGGGAGTTTTTGGCTTTTCTAGACGCTGATGATTATTGGGAAAGCAACAAGTTAGCGCTGCAACAACAGCTAATGCAAGACGAAGCAGAGCTGTCGGGCTGTCACTGCGGAACCCGCATTTTTAGTGAAGAAGGCAGCGCCAATGAAACCTGTATCAATAAACCCGAATATTTAGCCTTAAAAGACAGCCTGGTAGATTCTCATATTGTTCCATCTAGCTGGCTAGTTAAACGAGAGCATTTTATTCAAGCTGGCGGCTTTGATCCCAACGTCGTTGCCGAAGATTACGACTTGTTTCTTACCCTGCTAAGTCAGGGTCATCAATACAAGTTTATTAACCAAGCACTGGTGTGGTTTAGACGATCTAATCAAGGCAATGAATCAGCGCGCTGGCAATACATTTATTATGGACGACTCAAGGTATTCAAAAAACATTGGAAAGATCTATATAAAGAAGGCGGATTATGGGCGCTTAGTAACAACTTACAACGCACTTTTGAGTTAGCCAGTTGGCGAGCTCACGGGCTTAGGCATTACCTATTCAGGCTAGTATCTATTGGCCTGCCCCAAAACTATAAGGGTAAGTAA
- a CDS encoding thioredoxin family protein: MKTFKVLGSGCANCVNTAKRIEQTANELHIKVVVEKVTDLETIMNYQVMSTPAVVLNEQLVHSGGVPNKEVITAWLKE, encoded by the coding sequence ATGAAAACATTTAAAGTGCTAGGCTCGGGTTGTGCCAACTGTGTAAACACGGCCAAACGGATTGAACAAACGGCCAATGAGCTACATATCAAGGTGGTAGTCGAAAAGGTCACGGATCTTGAAACCATCATGAATTATCAGGTGATGTCTACACCCGCTGTGGTGCTCAATGAACAGTTAGTGCATTCTGGCGGCGTACCCAATAAGGAGGTGATTACCGCTTGGTTGAAAGAATAA